DNA from Vibrio gazogenes:
CCTATTTTAGTATGGTTTTAGTATGAGATTGCCCGTGTAAGCTTTATCTGTTTTAAGGAGAGAATTAAGATTCTGACATCAGATTTAAACCGGTTATATCTCCCTCACCGGACAAGTGAAAAAATAATATCACTGCCTGCTCGGGAGGACAGACAAATGGTCGTGTACTCCGTCGCAAAAGACATGATTGATTGGCTGTTTATGACCCGTTTACTTCTGTCGTGCTTATTTTTTGTCAGAACCGTTTGCCATGAAAACGGTATAACTTATGGAGTAGATGAAGCATATGCTATTAGAAGATCAGGATTTTTTTGTTGAATCAGTGGCGTTTGTTCTTGATGCGGTGGCACAAGATCAAATCGGAAATAGTCGGGCGGATATCGGTATTTATTTGATTAGCTTATTAATCGCTGATCAGAAACTTAGGTCGGGAATCAGCGTAGAGTCATGACTAGGTGATATATCTATCAGTATAAGATATGAAAAAAGGGAGGGAAATATAATATATTCAAGATAATAATATATCTTGTTTACAGATGAATATATTCTATTGCATATGTTGTGTTAATGAATATATGGGATGACATGAGGTAATTCATATTTATGAATTACCTCATTTTAATTGGGGTATATATTTTATGATTGAAATTCAATGATAATGTATTATGCTTTGTCATCCTTATGAATTATATCTTTATTACGCTGATTGACCTTTATCATTACGTGTCATTAGCAAGTATTCATCACGAAACAGGAGATGATCATGAAAACAGTTGGCTACGCAGCATACAATCAAGGTGCAACTTTGGAACCGTATGCATTTGAACGCAGGGAACTGAGAGAGAATGATGTTGCAATCGAAATTCTTTACTGCGGTGTGTGCCATTCGGATCTGCACTCGGTTCGTAATGATTGGGGCGGCTCAACTTACCCGCTTGTGCCGGGACACGAAATTATCGGACGAGTGACTGCCGTCGGGTCAGATGTATCCCGTTATAAGGTTGGTGACACTGTCGGAGTTGGCTGCATGGTTGATTCATGTCAGCACTGTGATCAGTGTGAAGCAGGGGAAGAACAGTTTTGTCGTGAAGGGATGACCGCTACGTATGGTGGTCAGGATCGCCATACACATGAACCCACACAAGGTGGATACTCACGCCATGTGGTCGTTCGTGAGGAGTTTGTGCTAGCCATTCCGCAATCGTTGGATCTTTCTCGTGTTGCACCGCTGTTATGTGCCGGTATTACCACTTACTCACCACTCAAAGCTTGGGATGTCAAAGCCGGGACAAGAGTCGCTGTGCTGGGACTGGGTGGTCTTGGTCATATGGCTGTGAAACTTGCAGTGGCAATGGGCGCTATCGTGACAGTTGTTGGTCGGACTGATTCGAAGGTTGAAGATGCAAAAGCATTAGGTGCGCAGCATTATTTGATCTCTTCAGATGAAGCAGCGATGGCACAAGCGCAATCTAGCTTTGATTTGATCATTGATACCATTCCGGTCAAACATGATGTCACCGGTTATATCCCGTTAATGGATGTCAATGGCACACTGGTTATCGTTGGTCAGGTGGGGCCACTGGATGAACCATCAACATTACCGATGATTTTTGGCCGTCGTCGAATTGCAGGCTCTCTGATCGGGGGAATTCAGGAAACACAAGACATGCTAGATTTCTGTGGTGAACATAATGTGTTGCCTGAGTGTGAAATGATCCGGATGGATGAAATCAATGAAGCCTATGAACGTATGGAACGTTCTGATGTTCGCTATCGTTTCGTCATTGATATGGCAACGATGCCGGAAAGCGCATAACCGATATACGATTTGCTGTCTGTATGCGTGTTATCACTGATGCAGATATGATGTAAAAAAATGCACCTGCGGGTGCATTTTTTATGCGCATGGTAGACGCTCTCTTTTGTCAGTGACGACAGATGTCGTGATTACCGATGCGATAAGTTGTTACCGGTATGTGTAGGTAATTGCATCGCTGTATCGATTTCGGTGTTTAGTATCAGTGAGACCGATTTGACTTCGACGGTTTGTCCCCAAAAGTCAGTGATTAGGAAATCATAAGGGCCGATACCAAATCCATTGTTTTTGACAAAGTAGTTATAGGGTTTACGCTCTAGCTGAGTGTAGTCATTGCCTGAACCGGAGACCCGGTATGACATGGCCACGATCGGATATTTATGATCACGGACCTGAATGGCAGTCCACCACTGGCTGGATCCTTCTTTAAAATATAACTTCATATTTCCGGCTTGTTCGTTCGCAACATACTTCCAGGAAATTGGAATACGACCGGCTACAAGCGGTGAAATTTCAGCAAAAGCATCTTGATCCAGATCGACATCCCCTTTGGCACATTCCGGACATTGGTCGTCGATACGCACGGTGACGGTCTGGTTGGTGTTCATATTGGTCACTTCAATCACGGCACCGCAAGCCGCTGAACCATCATAGTCCGTTGCGTTCATTGCTGCGGTATAGATGGTGTCATCCGGCATTGGAAAACTACAGTTGCCGCCACCGCCATAGCCATAAAATGTGCCTTCGCCGGTGTGGACTGAACTATCTGCAAAAACTGCAAAACTTGATCCGCAAAATAAAATACTGATGATGAATAATAGGTTAGATATTTTTTTCATAAAAGCCTCGCTGTACGTTGAAAATACACCCTTGAATCTCGGTGACTGAGATTCACTTAAGCAGTTTAATGCATATATTGCTGATGAATGTGTCGTGGCGGTCAACTATTGTGAAAAAGGATGCCGTCATCGGCGAATCGCGATGAGCATGCCACGGTAACTGGCAACACGTTGTGATGGTGTAAAATTGTAAAATCAGGTCAGATTTCCATAAGCTTTTCCCTGTCATGTCTCGTAATCTAAGAAGCTCAGACATGTTTGTTCTGAAATAATGTTGCACAAGGATTCCGTGTTGATGATTATTTTCCGTCCCGCTCAATTGAGTGATATCCAACAAATCGAACGTTTGGCCCATGAAAGCGGTCCGATGGTGTATACCTTACCTGCGCAGCGTTCTCATCTGATTAAGAAAGTCGAACGTTCAATCGATTCGTTTCGGCAAGCGGTTTTCTCTCCGGGTGAGGAGAGTTATTTTTTCGTGCTGGAAGAAACGCTGACCGGACAAATTCTCGGAACGGGTGCAATCAACGCACTGGCCGGATACCAGGAACCCTTTTACGCGCTACGTAACGATATCTTGATCCATTCCTCCCGGGAGTTGAAAGTTCATAGCCGTATTCATGCGCTGACCATGACCCATGATCTGAGTGACCACTCTCAGCTTTGCTCTTTCTATGTGATTCCGTCATTGAAAAATAGCCTCTATCCGGCGCTGATTACCTTAGGCAGATTGCTGTTTATGTCGATCCATCCGGAGCGCTTTACAACCGATTGGCTGGCCGTGATTCCGGGCGTGGCGGATGAAGATGGCCGCGCTCCGTTTTGGGAACATGTAGGCAGAAAATTTTTCCGGATCGATTACAACCAAGTGGAATACTACAACGGTACCCGGGATAAAACGTTTATTGCCGAACTGATGCCACATCATCCGCTGTATGTACCTCTGATTCATGAAGAAGCCCAAGCGGTGATGGGGCAGGTCCATCCCGATGCGGCACTACAATGTGGATTACTGAGTGATCAGGGCTTTGAGCCGGATAAATATGTTGAAATTTTCGATGCCGGTCCGATTCTGACGGCGAACCGAAATACGCTCGATATCTGGCAGCATCATAAATTGTGCCGCGTAAAAGTTGTCGAGGGGCTTCCCCAACGCAGAACATATTTGATAGGCGTCAGTCATGAGACAGATTTCCGTGCGGTGATGGGAGAAGGATGGCTGGAAGGGTCGACGTTGTTGCTTGAGCCACAAACGTTGCAGATGCTGGCAATGCGTCATCCAGACGGCATTGAGACGGGAAACCAGATCTGGTGTTTTCCTGTCAGTGACACAGCTGAAACTCGTCTATAGTGAACATAAACCATTCAGGGATAATGAAAAATGATGGTGATCCGTCCGGTTGCAAGGAGCGACCGCAATGCAATAACAGCACTGGCGACCAAAACGGGCGTCGGTTTCACTTCGTTGCAAAATGACGAAAGTCAGTTAAACGATCGGATTGAGCGGATGCGACGGACTTGGGAGCAACAAGTCCCACGCGAGGCGCAGGGATATCTGTTTGTATTAGAAGACAGCGATACCGGTAACGTGGTGGGCATCAGTGGGATCGAAGCGGCCATCGGGTTAAATGAACCTTGGTATAACTATCGCGTCGGGACGCTGGTTCATGCCTCTAAAGCTTTGGATGTTTATACGCAGATGCCGACGCTGTTTCTCAGTAATGACCATACCGGTTATAGCGAATTATGTACTTTATTTCTCGACCCGGAATATCGCCACGGTAAAAACGGCCATCTGTTGTCCAAAAGTCGGTTGTTATTTATTGCGACATTTCCAGACCGTTTCGCCACTAAATTAATTGCTGAAATGCGAGGGGTTTCCGATCAACAAGGACATTCACCGTTCTGGGAAAGTCTCGGGCGTCATTTCTTTGCCATTGATTTTGCGCATGCGGATTATCTCACGGGAGTCGGGCAGAAATCGTTTATTGCTGAACTGATGCCCAAACATCCGTTGTATGTTGATTTCCTCAGCGATGAAGCCAGAGCCGTAATTGCTCAGGTTCATCCCAGTACGATTCCGGCGCGGAAAATTCTTGAAAGTGAAGGGATGCGCTACGAAGGGTATGTCGATATTTTCGATGCCGGGCCGACACTTGAAGCCTACATTGATGATTTACGCGTGGTGCGTAAATCTCAGGCACGAATCGTGAAAATCACGCAAACAGAAGAATCCGGGCCGATTCACTGTTTGATCGGTAATGAAAGCTTTAGCGACTATCGGGTCATTACCGGCACGCCGCAAGTCACCGAATCTCACGTCTTATTGACCAGTATGCAGGCACAAGCGCTGCGCGTAACCGATGGTGACTCGGTGCGTCTGGCCCCACTTTTTGCACAGGAGAATTTCTCATGAGTCAGCCAAGCCTTTATCTCAATGGTGTCTGGAGCGACGGACACGGTGATGTGTTTGACAAACGTAATCCAGCGACGAACGCGGTGATCTGGTCAGCAAATGCTGCGGCACCGGACGATGTAGAACAGGCCGTTGCAGCCGCTCGTCAGGCATTTCCGATCTGGTCTCAGACGCCCATGGCAGAACGTCTCGCATTACTGGAACAGTTTGTCCAGCGTTTGAGTGAGCGCAAAGCGGAACTGGCTGAAGTGATTGCCCAAGAAACGGGAAAAGTGCGTTGGGAAGCATTGACCGAAGTACAGGGGATGATGAATAAAATTCAGGTGTCGATTCAGGCTTACCAAGAACGGACCGGAGAGAAAGTGGCTGAGATTGCGGGGGGAAAAGCAGTGCTTCGTCACCGTCCGCATGGCGTATTGGCTGTTTTCGGGCCGTATAATTTCCCCGGTCATCTACCGAACGGACATATCGTGCCAGCGTTGATTGCCGGGAACTGTGTGGTGTTTAAACCGAGTGAGCTGACGCCGTGGACGGCGCAAATGACATTGGAGATATGGCATAGTGCCGGTTTGCCTGCCGGAGTGATTAATCTCGTACAGGGCGGTAAAGACATCGGAATCGCGTTGTCTTCTCATCCGCAAATCGATGGGTTGCTGTTTACTGGTAGCGCGAATACCGGTTATCACCTCCATCGTCAAATGGGCGGACAGCCGGAAAAAATTCTGGCGCTTGAAATGGGGGGTAACAATCCGATGGTGATCGAGTCTTACGATCATTTGGATGCTGCGATCAATTTGGTGATTCAATCTGCTTTTATCTCTTCCGGGCAGCGCTGTACTTGTGCCCGACGGCTATTAGTCAAGCAAGGCACCGATGGCGATCGCCTGATCGAACGGCTGGTGGCGGTTACTCGCCAGATTCGTGTGGATCGCTGGGATGCTCAGCCAGAGCCATTCATGGGGGCGGTGGTGTCGAACCAAGCTGCGGATGCCTTGTTTGAAACACAGCAATATTTGTGTGATTTAGGCGCGAAACCCTTACTTGCCATGACTCGCCCCGATCCGAATACCGCTCTGGTCACGCCCGGGATTCTGGATGTATCTGATGTCCGTGAACTGCCGGATGAAGAATATTTTGGGCCATTGCTCAGTGTGATGCGTTATCAGACTCTGGCGGAGGCCATCGACATTGCTAATCAGACTCGTTTTGGATTGTCTGCCGGGATTATTTCGACCCAGCGCGATGATTATGAGCAGTTCGCTGCAACCGTGCGAGCCGGGATTGTTAACTGGAACCGCCCACTGACAGGGGCTGCGCCAACCGCACCATTCGGGGGGATTGGAGTCTCGGGTAACCATCGTCCGAGTGCATTCTACAGTGCAGATTTTTGTGCATGGCCAATGGCCTCAGTAGAAGCTGAACAGCTCACTATGCCGGCATCCGTATCTCCGGGGCTGGATTTTTCTGCCACAGCAGATGATGCAAAGTAAACCGTGAGGTGTATGGAATGACTCAAGAAAAACAATCGCGCATGTCGGCCGCTGAAGTTAATTTTGATGGTTTAGTCGGGTTGACGCACAACTATGCAGGGTTGTCATTCGGCAATGTTGCTTCGACCAGCAACAAGAGTCAGGCTGCGAATCCGAAGTTGGCAGCACTGCAAGGGTTGCAGAAGATGAAAGCATTAGCGGACCTCGGCCTAAAACAGGGGATTCTGCCACCTCAGGAGCGGCCTTGTATCGGGACGTTACGCCGGTTGGGATTTTCCGGAACCGATGCTCAGGTGCTAACGCAGGCCGCGCAGCAAGCCCCGGAAATTCTCACCGCAGTGAGTTCTGCTTCTTCTATGTGGGTCGCGAATGCGGCCACGATTTCCCCGTCGG
Protein-coding regions in this window:
- a CDS encoding NAD(P)-dependent alcohol dehydrogenase; translation: MKTVGYAAYNQGATLEPYAFERRELRENDVAIEILYCGVCHSDLHSVRNDWGGSTYPLVPGHEIIGRVTAVGSDVSRYKVGDTVGVGCMVDSCQHCDQCEAGEEQFCREGMTATYGGQDRHTHEPTQGGYSRHVVVREEFVLAIPQSLDLSRVAPLLCAGITTYSPLKAWDVKAGTRVAVLGLGGLGHMAVKLAVAMGAIVTVVGRTDSKVEDAKALGAQHYLISSDEAAMAQAQSSFDLIIDTIPVKHDVTGYIPLMDVNGTLVIVGQVGPLDEPSTLPMIFGRRRIAGSLIGGIQETQDMLDFCGEHNVLPECEMIRMDEINEAYERMERSDVRYRFVIDMATMPESA
- a CDS encoding expansin EXLX1 family cellulose-binding protein encodes the protein MKKISNLLFIISILFCGSSFAVFADSSVHTGEGTFYGYGGGGNCSFPMPDDTIYTAAMNATDYDGSAACGAVIEVTNMNTNQTVTVRIDDQCPECAKGDVDLDQDAFAEISPLVAGRIPISWKYVANEQAGNMKLYFKEGSSQWWTAIQVRDHKYPIVAMSYRVSGSGNDYTQLERKPYNYFVKNNGFGIGPYDFLITDFWGQTVEVKSVSLILNTEIDTAMQLPTHTGNNLSHR
- a CDS encoding arginine N-succinyltransferase, yielding MIIFRPAQLSDIQQIERLAHESGPMVYTLPAQRSHLIKKVERSIDSFRQAVFSPGEESYFFVLEETLTGQILGTGAINALAGYQEPFYALRNDILIHSSRELKVHSRIHALTMTHDLSDHSQLCSFYVIPSLKNSLYPALITLGRLLFMSIHPERFTTDWLAVIPGVADEDGRAPFWEHVGRKFFRIDYNQVEYYNGTRDKTFIAELMPHHPLYVPLIHEEAQAVMGQVHPDAALQCGLLSDQGFEPDKYVEIFDAGPILTANRNTLDIWQHHKLCRVKVVEGLPQRRTYLIGVSHETDFRAVMGEGWLEGSTLLLEPQTLQMLAMRHPDGIETGNQIWCFPVSDTAETRL
- the astA gene encoding arginine N-succinyltransferase translates to MMVIRPVARSDRNAITALATKTGVGFTSLQNDESQLNDRIERMRRTWEQQVPREAQGYLFVLEDSDTGNVVGISGIEAAIGLNEPWYNYRVGTLVHASKALDVYTQMPTLFLSNDHTGYSELCTLFLDPEYRHGKNGHLLSKSRLLFIATFPDRFATKLIAEMRGVSDQQGHSPFWESLGRHFFAIDFAHADYLTGVGQKSFIAELMPKHPLYVDFLSDEARAVIAQVHPSTIPARKILESEGMRYEGYVDIFDAGPTLEAYIDDLRVVRKSQARIVKITQTEESGPIHCLIGNESFSDYRVITGTPQVTESHVLLTSMQAQALRVTDGDSVRLAPLFAQENFS
- the astD gene encoding succinylglutamate-semialdehyde dehydrogenase, with the translated sequence MSQPSLYLNGVWSDGHGDVFDKRNPATNAVIWSANAAAPDDVEQAVAAARQAFPIWSQTPMAERLALLEQFVQRLSERKAELAEVIAQETGKVRWEALTEVQGMMNKIQVSIQAYQERTGEKVAEIAGGKAVLRHRPHGVLAVFGPYNFPGHLPNGHIVPALIAGNCVVFKPSELTPWTAQMTLEIWHSAGLPAGVINLVQGGKDIGIALSSHPQIDGLLFTGSANTGYHLHRQMGGQPEKILALEMGGNNPMVIESYDHLDAAINLVIQSAFISSGQRCTCARRLLVKQGTDGDRLIERLVAVTRQIRVDRWDAQPEPFMGAVVSNQAADALFETQQYLCDLGAKPLLAMTRPDPNTALVTPGILDVSDVRELPDEEYFGPLLSVMRYQTLAEAIDIANQTRFGLSAGIISTQRDDYEQFAATVRAGIVNWNRPLTGAAPTAPFGGIGVSGNHRPSAFYSADFCAWPMASVEAEQLTMPASVSPGLDFSATADDAK